From one Streptomyces sp. R41 genomic stretch:
- a CDS encoding RICIN domain-containing protein, protein MPLRSPRPLSRTAVLLAALAASLLPATASHAADTSVTVDFATAGGAPTYHASGTIYGMAPDGSLPQDHFFKDIKWHFMRAGGAQLNSGGYATSLADYQTRWKSTLAQYKRTAALGGTFVLLPHDLWGADGTTSQGWPGDNGDWTQFDAFVTQLINDVKANNMTVQWDLWNEPDGSNFWGASQSQYLQMWSRFYAKVRAAFPNQLIVGPSTASQPNSSNTWWTTFLSYVKANNVAPDIWSWHDEPGDPVTDVGRANSTLAAAGLTNTRPYQINEYATLSMQSPGGGAWFIGRLERAGADGLRGNWASGTNLHDYEANLLTKNSAGQYLPLGEWFMYRYYGSQTGNIVNLVPGAGTDGLATKDNAAKNAKVLLGSSGNTGTVTVNLTGLNTTSVVASGKVRAVVQRVPYNNGAAVTGPETISDTTLTVGNNAASLTIPWSSAKDGYTVTLLPPSNTTVSTVAVSQNSGQCLDDTDLSTANGTQYQQYYCEGGYQQMLDLKPVSGRTNTFTVVNELNGKCLDVSGASTVDGVAVDQYTCNGLTNQMFTLNPVTALGNSHDYQLVAVHSGKCVDVSDVSTQPRALIHQWTCDPASALGTKKNQIWRLQGKA, encoded by the coding sequence ATGCCCCTGCGTTCACCACGCCCTCTGTCCAGAACCGCCGTCCTGCTGGCAGCCCTGGCGGCGAGCCTGCTGCCCGCCACCGCCTCGCACGCCGCCGACACGAGCGTCACCGTGGATTTCGCCACCGCCGGAGGCGCCCCGACGTACCACGCCTCCGGCACGATCTACGGGATGGCCCCGGACGGCTCGCTGCCCCAGGACCACTTCTTCAAGGACATCAAGTGGCACTTCATGCGGGCCGGCGGCGCCCAGCTCAACAGCGGCGGCTACGCCACCAGCCTCGCCGACTACCAGACCCGCTGGAAGTCCACCCTCGCCCAGTACAAGCGGACCGCCGCCCTCGGCGGCACGTTCGTCCTGCTCCCGCATGACCTGTGGGGTGCCGACGGCACCACCAGCCAGGGCTGGCCCGGCGACAACGGTGACTGGACGCAGTTCGACGCCTTCGTCACGCAGCTGATCAACGACGTCAAAGCCAACAACATGACCGTCCAGTGGGACCTGTGGAACGAGCCCGACGGCAGCAACTTCTGGGGCGCTTCGCAGAGCCAGTACCTGCAGATGTGGTCGCGGTTCTACGCCAAGGTACGGGCCGCGTTCCCGAACCAGCTGATCGTCGGCCCCAGCACCGCGAGCCAGCCGAATTCCTCCAACACCTGGTGGACGACCTTCCTTTCCTACGTCAAGGCCAACAACGTCGCCCCGGACATCTGGAGTTGGCACGACGAGCCGGGCGACCCGGTCACCGACGTCGGGCGCGCCAACTCCACCCTCGCCGCAGCGGGCCTGACCAACACCCGCCCGTACCAGATCAACGAGTACGCCACGCTGTCCATGCAGTCCCCGGGCGGCGGCGCCTGGTTCATCGGCCGCCTGGAGCGGGCCGGCGCCGACGGCCTGCGCGGCAACTGGGCCTCGGGTACGAACCTGCACGACTACGAGGCCAACCTGCTCACCAAGAACAGCGCCGGCCAGTATCTGCCGCTCGGTGAGTGGTTCATGTACCGCTACTACGGCTCGCAGACCGGCAACATCGTCAACCTGGTCCCGGGCGCCGGCACCGACGGCCTGGCCACCAAGGACAACGCCGCGAAGAACGCCAAGGTGTTGCTCGGCAGCAGCGGCAACACCGGCACGGTCACCGTCAACCTCACCGGTCTGAACACGACTTCGGTGGTGGCGAGCGGCAAGGTCCGTGCGGTGGTCCAGCGCGTCCCGTACAACAACGGAGCCGCGGTGACCGGCCCGGAGACCATCTCCGACACCACACTGACGGTCGGCAACAACGCGGCCTCGCTGACCATCCCCTGGTCGAGCGCCAAGGACGGCTACACCGTCACCCTGCTGCCGCCGTCCAACACCACCGTCTCCACGGTCGCCGTCAGCCAGAACAGCGGTCAGTGCCTGGACGACACCGATCTCAGCACCGCCAACGGCACCCAGTACCAGCAGTACTACTGCGAGGGCGGCTACCAGCAGATGCTCGACCTCAAGCCGGTGTCCGGCCGGACGAACACCTTCACCGTCGTCAACGAGCTCAACGGCAAGTGCCTGGACGTCTCGGGTGCTTCCACGGTCGACGGCGTCGCCGTCGACCAGTACACCTGCAACGGCCTGACCAACCAGATGTTCACCCTCAACCCCGTCACCGCGCTCGGCAACAGCCACGACTACCAGCTCGTGGCCGTGCACAGCGGCAAGTGCGTCGACGTCTCCGACGTCTCCACCCAGCCGCGGGCCCTGATCCACCAGTGGACCTGCGACCCCGCGAGCGCCCTCGGCACCAAGAAGAACCAGATCTGGCGACTTCAGGGCAAGGCCTGA
- a CDS encoding transketolase family protein: MDTMRDRFAPVVSRLLDEDPRVAVVLAEIGKDGFADARRKHPDRVINVGIREQLLIGAGAGLALTGLRPVVHTFASFLVERPFEQVKLDLGHQNAGAVLVSAAASFDWPAGGFTHMAPGDVALLDTLDDWTVHVPGHPDEAETLLRHAVAAGDDKVYVRLSVQSNAQGLAVDGARFLTVREGRAGVVVAVGPMLDAVLAATEGLDVAVLYATTVRPFDTAALRRATESAGTDVVLVEPYLAGTSTAAANDALADVPHRVLGLGVDRRELRRYGNIDEHVAAHGLDARSLRERIDGFLGARVRV; this comes from the coding sequence ATGGACACCATGCGTGACCGATTCGCCCCTGTTGTCTCTCGACTGCTCGACGAGGATCCGCGGGTCGCGGTCGTCCTCGCCGAGATCGGCAAGGACGGCTTCGCGGACGCCCGGCGCAAACATCCGGATCGGGTGATCAACGTCGGTATTCGCGAACAGCTCCTGATCGGCGCGGGCGCGGGCCTCGCGCTGACCGGACTGCGACCCGTGGTGCACACCTTCGCCAGCTTCCTCGTCGAGCGGCCCTTCGAGCAGGTCAAGCTGGACCTCGGGCACCAGAACGCGGGCGCGGTGCTCGTGAGCGCGGCGGCGTCCTTCGACTGGCCCGCGGGTGGCTTCACGCACATGGCACCCGGCGATGTCGCGCTGCTCGACACACTGGACGACTGGACCGTGCACGTCCCGGGCCACCCGGACGAGGCCGAGACGCTGCTGCGCCACGCCGTCGCCGCAGGTGACGACAAGGTGTACGTGCGGCTGTCCGTCCAGTCCAACGCGCAGGGGCTCGCGGTCGACGGAGCACGCTTCCTCACCGTCCGCGAAGGGCGCGCCGGAGTGGTCGTCGCCGTCGGGCCGATGCTCGACGCGGTGCTGGCCGCCACGGAGGGGCTCGACGTCGCCGTGCTGTACGCGACCACGGTGCGCCCCTTCGACACGGCGGCGCTGCGCCGGGCCACCGAGTCGGCGGGCACCGATGTCGTCCTCGTCGAGCCGTACCTGGCCGGCACCTCCACTGCCGCCGCGAACGACGCGCTCGCCGACGTGCCGCACCGCGTCCTCGGTCTCGGCGTGGACCGCCGTGAGCTGCGCCGCTACGGAAACATCGACGAGCACGTGGCCGCACATGGCCTCGACGCGAGGTCGCTGCGGGAGCGGATCGACGGATTCCTGGGAGCGCGGGTCCGGGTGTAA
- the cutA gene encoding divalent-cation tolerance protein CutA, producing MIAQTTSDDEDQAKALARSAVGSKPAAGVHIDAPITAFYCWKGEVETAQEWRISYMTTTDRLPALEAWLHEKHPYDVPQWITLPVTGGSEAYLSSVVEETA from the coding sequence GTGATTGCGCAGACGACCAGTGACGACGAGGATCAGGCGAAGGCGCTGGCCCGGAGCGCGGTCGGGAGCAAGCCGGCAGCGGGCGTTCACATCGATGCGCCGATCACCGCCTTCTACTGCTGGAAGGGGGAGGTCGAGACCGCGCAGGAGTGGCGGATCTCGTACATGACTACGACGGACCGCCTCCCGGCACTGGAGGCGTGGCTGCACGAGAAGCACCCGTACGACGTCCCCCAGTGGATCACGCTGCCCGTGACCGGCGGGTCGGAGGCGTACCTGTCCTCGGTTGTCGAGGAGACGGCATAG
- a CDS encoding SRPBCC family protein, whose translation MAGARQEPRAEPATADREIVISRVIDAPRELVFEAFTEVRHLSRWWGPEGFTTTTRSFEFREGGEWDFVLHGPDGTDYSEWIRWLRIAPPERIALLHGESRDDPNAFESVLTFAPDGAATRIVMRTVFPTKELRDEAVEKYHAIEGGQQTLSSLAAYVTDLARKGAEG comes from the coding sequence ATGGCAGGGGCAAGGCAAGAACCGCGGGCGGAGCCGGCGACGGCCGACCGGGAGATCGTGATCTCCCGGGTCATCGACGCCCCGCGGGAGCTGGTGTTCGAGGCGTTCACCGAGGTCCGGCACCTGTCGCGGTGGTGGGGTCCGGAGGGGTTCACCACCACCACGCGGTCCTTCGAGTTCCGCGAGGGCGGGGAGTGGGACTTCGTGCTGCACGGGCCGGACGGGACCGACTACTCCGAGTGGATCCGCTGGCTGCGGATCGCCCCGCCGGAGCGGATCGCGCTGTTGCACGGTGAGTCCCGCGACGACCCGAACGCCTTCGAGTCGGTCCTGACCTTCGCGCCGGACGGCGCGGCGACCCGGATCGTGATGCGCACGGTGTTCCCCACCAAGGAATTGCGCGACGAGGCGGTCGAGAAGTACCACGCGATCGAGGGCGGCCAGCAGACCCTGAGCAGCCTGGCGGCCTACGTCACCGACCTCGCGCGGAAGGGGGCGGAGGGCTGA
- a CDS encoding aldehyde dehydrogenase family protein: protein MARSVASIVAGQLVAGAPGGTLQRPNPGRTAELVTEISLGDASTFVEAAKAAKAAQRSWADIPAPVRGSAIGKIGRLVEANKDRLARIVTEEIGKPLAEALGEVQEIIDTCDFFLGEGRRLYGQTVPSEMPDKQLFTFRNPMGTVAVITAGNFPVAVPSWYVVPALVTGNTVVWKPAEYAAASARALFELFVHGGGLPDGVLNLVLADGEQTYAGLEASLEAGLVDKVGFTGSTLVGRKIGALCGSHLQTPCLELGGKNPQVVTPSANLDLAVEGALFSGFGTAGQRCTSLGTLIVHESVHEDFLARFDAASRAARIGDAFEDVLYGPMLDERFAQRYETFLGWIKDHHRTYGSDGIGRITAHNPRKGFVGDPEAGMFYHPVIVDGVRRDDDLFLTETFGPIVGVTTYRDFDEALDLANAHGYGLSAAIYTTDQHEVWTFRRGISAGMVSVNNTTSGAEAHLPFGGNGKSGNGSRQSGQWVLDQFTRWQSMNWDHSGRLQKAQMDVATLEPDMSFRL, encoded by the coding sequence ATGGCCCGTTCCGTCGCCTCGATCGTTGCCGGCCAGTTGGTCGCCGGCGCTCCCGGCGGGACTCTTCAGCGCCCCAATCCCGGTCGTACCGCTGAGCTGGTCACCGAGATCTCGCTCGGGGACGCCTCGACGTTCGTCGAGGCCGCCAAGGCCGCGAAGGCGGCTCAGCGGTCCTGGGCGGACATCCCGGCGCCGGTGCGCGGATCCGCGATCGGAAAGATCGGCCGGCTCGTCGAAGCCAACAAGGACCGGCTCGCCCGCATCGTGACCGAAGAGATCGGCAAGCCGTTGGCAGAGGCGCTCGGCGAGGTCCAGGAGATCATTGACACCTGCGACTTCTTCCTGGGCGAGGGCCGCCGGCTGTACGGGCAGACGGTGCCCTCGGAGATGCCCGACAAGCAGCTGTTCACCTTTCGCAACCCCATGGGCACGGTTGCGGTGATCACCGCGGGCAACTTCCCGGTGGCCGTGCCGTCCTGGTACGTCGTGCCGGCGCTCGTGACCGGCAACACCGTGGTGTGGAAGCCCGCCGAGTACGCCGCCGCGAGCGCCAGGGCCCTCTTCGAACTGTTCGTGCACGGAGGCGGCCTGCCGGACGGCGTACTCAACCTCGTACTAGCCGACGGGGAGCAGACGTACGCCGGTTTGGAGGCCTCTCTCGAGGCCGGGCTGGTCGACAAGGTCGGCTTCACGGGGTCCACGCTCGTCGGCCGGAAGATCGGCGCCCTGTGCGGAAGCCACCTGCAGACCCCGTGCCTGGAGCTGGGCGGCAAGAACCCCCAGGTGGTCACCCCGAGCGCAAATCTCGACCTGGCGGTTGAGGGCGCGTTGTTCTCCGGATTCGGCACGGCAGGGCAGCGCTGCACCTCCCTCGGGACGCTCATCGTGCACGAGTCGGTGCACGAGGACTTCCTCGCCCGCTTCGACGCCGCGAGCCGCGCGGCCCGGATCGGCGACGCGTTCGAGGACGTCCTCTACGGCCCGATGCTCGACGAGCGGTTCGCGCAGCGCTACGAGACCTTCCTCGGATGGATCAAGGACCACCACCGAACGTACGGCTCCGACGGCATCGGTCGGATCACGGCCCACAACCCGCGCAAGGGCTTCGTCGGGGACCCTGAAGCGGGCATGTTCTACCACCCGGTGATCGTCGACGGGGTGCGCCGCGACGACGACCTGTTCCTCACCGAGACCTTCGGCCCCATCGTCGGAGTGACCACCTACCGGGACTTCGACGAGGCCCTCGATCTGGCCAACGCCCACGGTTACGGGCTGTCCGCCGCGATCTACACCACCGACCAGCACGAGGTGTGGACGTTTAGGCGCGGCATTTCCGCGGGCATGGTCAGCGTCAACAACACCACCTCCGGAGCCGAGGCGCACCTTCCGTTCGGCGGCAACGGCAAGTCGGGCAACGGCAGCCGCCAGTCGGGGCAGTGGGTGCTCGACCAGTTCACCCGCTGGCAGTCGATGAACTGGGACCACTCCGGCCGTCTGCAGAAAGCGCAGATGGACGTGGCCACGCTCGAGCCCGACATGTCTTTCCGCCTGTGA
- a CDS encoding transketolase C-terminal domain-containing protein, giving the protein MSGVEDLDRHFREAVAGLRSPAHAAGPGPAGGATGFGAPAGSTDAAIQWHDGGLDTRTALDLFDAQLESRHTDAAARWMQQQGRGYYTIGSSGHEGNAALALALRPTDPALLHYRSGAFYCARARQAGGVDAVRDMLLGVAAGADEPIAGGRHKVYGRRELAVIPQTSTISSHLPRAVGVAWSIARAKRLGTECAWPGDAVVCCSFGDASVNHSTAAGAINSACHAAYQGLPMPVLFVCEDNGLGISVPTPHDWVRRAYGSRPGLAYFAADGCDPSAAFDTACEAVAHVRGRRQPAFLHLSMVRFLGHAGSDAEAAYRVPSEVAADLRRDPLVATARLLTAAGVLTQKQVLDRYDEVGGRVFAVAKEALESEPLTTPTEIAAPIAPRHPGLVAAAARRTNEPPAVPVGEPVTVAQAITHTLADLLGSYPEMVVFGEDVGRKGGVYGLTRGLQRRFGTARVFDTLLDEQAILGLGLGAGLSGLLPVAEIQYLAYLHNAEDQLRGEAATLQFFSQGQYRNPLVVRIAGYGYQRGFGGHFHNDNALGVLRDIPGLVIASPSRPDDAAAMLRTCVAAGKVDGTVSTFLEPIALYHTRDLHAERDNAWLAAYPSPAEHVPIGQARTYGTGTDLTLVTFGNGLRISLRAARRLEQQGIACRVVDLRWLAPLPVDDLLREARATGRVLVVDETRRTGGVSEGVVTALVDAEFTGAVRRVAGVDSFIPLGKAAQLVLVSEADVERAAGELLSAGPHAHR; this is encoded by the coding sequence GTGAGCGGCGTCGAGGACCTGGACCGGCACTTCCGCGAGGCAGTAGCCGGTCTCCGCTCTCCCGCCCACGCTGCCGGCCCGGGGCCGGCGGGCGGTGCTACCGGATTCGGGGCGCCCGCCGGAAGCACGGACGCGGCGATCCAGTGGCACGACGGCGGACTGGACACCCGTACCGCGCTGGACCTGTTCGACGCCCAACTGGAGAGTCGGCACACCGACGCCGCCGCGCGGTGGATGCAGCAGCAGGGCCGTGGCTACTACACCATCGGATCGAGCGGGCACGAAGGCAACGCCGCACTCGCCCTCGCGTTGCGCCCCACCGACCCGGCGTTGCTGCACTACCGGTCCGGCGCCTTCTACTGCGCCCGCGCCCGCCAGGCCGGCGGCGTCGATGCGGTCAGGGACATGCTGCTGGGGGTGGCCGCCGGGGCCGACGAGCCGATCGCCGGTGGACGGCACAAGGTGTACGGGCGTCGCGAACTGGCCGTCATCCCGCAGACGTCGACCATCTCCTCCCACCTGCCCCGGGCAGTCGGGGTGGCGTGGAGCATCGCCCGCGCCAAGCGGCTCGGGACCGAGTGCGCCTGGCCCGGCGATGCCGTCGTCTGCTGTTCCTTCGGTGACGCCTCGGTCAACCACTCCACGGCGGCGGGCGCCATCAACAGCGCCTGCCACGCGGCCTACCAGGGCCTCCCGATGCCTGTGCTGTTCGTCTGCGAGGACAACGGCCTGGGGATCAGCGTGCCGACACCGCATGACTGGGTGCGGCGCGCCTACGGCAGCCGGCCTGGTCTCGCCTACTTCGCCGCGGACGGGTGTGATCCGTCAGCCGCCTTCGACACCGCGTGCGAGGCAGTGGCCCATGTACGGGGGCGCCGGCAACCCGCGTTCCTGCACCTGTCGATGGTGCGATTCCTCGGCCATGCGGGCTCGGACGCCGAAGCCGCCTACCGGGTGCCTTCCGAAGTCGCCGCGGATCTGCGACGCGACCCGCTGGTGGCCACTGCCCGGCTGCTCACGGCGGCAGGCGTCCTCACCCAGAAGCAGGTTCTCGACCGGTACGACGAGGTGGGCGGACGGGTGTTCGCCGTTGCCAAGGAGGCCCTCGAGAGTGAGCCCCTGACCACCCCCACGGAGATCGCCGCTCCCATCGCACCCCGCCATCCCGGCCTCGTGGCGGCTGCGGCACGCCGTACGAACGAACCACCCGCAGTGCCCGTGGGCGAACCCGTCACCGTCGCCCAGGCCATCACCCACACACTCGCCGACCTGCTCGGCAGCTACCCGGAGATGGTCGTCTTCGGCGAGGACGTCGGCCGCAAGGGCGGGGTCTACGGACTGACCCGGGGACTGCAGCGGCGTTTCGGTACCGCTCGGGTCTTCGACACCCTGCTCGACGAGCAGGCCATCCTCGGCCTCGGGCTGGGGGCGGGGCTGTCAGGGCTGCTGCCGGTGGCAGAGATCCAATACCTTGCGTACCTGCACAACGCCGAGGACCAACTGCGCGGTGAGGCCGCCACGCTTCAGTTCTTCTCCCAGGGCCAGTACCGCAACCCCCTTGTGGTCCGCATCGCCGGTTACGGCTATCAGCGCGGGTTCGGCGGTCACTTCCACAACGACAACGCGCTGGGCGTCCTGCGTGACATTCCCGGTCTGGTCATCGCGTCCCCATCCCGCCCTGACGACGCCGCCGCGATGCTTCGCACATGTGTCGCGGCCGGGAAGGTGGACGGAACGGTCAGCACCTTCCTCGAGCCGATCGCGCTCTACCACACGCGAGATCTCCACGCGGAGAGGGACAACGCCTGGCTCGCCGCGTACCCGTCACCTGCAGAGCACGTACCGATCGGCCAGGCACGCACCTACGGCACAGGCACGGACCTGACCCTCGTGACATTCGGCAACGGCCTGCGCATCTCGCTTCGAGCCGCACGCCGGCTGGAGCAGCAGGGCATCGCGTGCCGGGTCGTCGACCTGCGCTGGCTGGCACCTTTGCCGGTCGACGACCTGCTGCGGGAAGCTCGTGCGACGGGACGCGTCCTCGTGGTCGACGAGACCCGCCGTACGGGAGGCGTGTCAGAGGGAGTCGTCACCGCTCTGGTCGATGCCGAATTCACCGGCGCGGTCCGACGAGTCGCCGGCGTGGACAGCTTCATCCCGCTGGGAAAGGCAGCGCAGTTGGTGCTCGTGTCCGAGGCCGACGTCGAGCGCGCCGCGGGCGAGCTGCTCTCAGCAGGCCCGCATGCTCACCGGTGA
- a CDS encoding transketolase, whose translation MTITAKQSYEFADLPRLMGLMTGDEKHGPAATSTLDALWVLYDRVLRVGPERMGDPERDRFLLSKGHGPMAYYAVLAAKGFVPVEWLPGFGSYDSPLGHHPDRVLVPGAEIGSGSLGHGLPIAVGTALGLRAQGLDEPRVWVLIGDAELDEGSNHEAIAYAGPAGLERLHTVVIDNSSASHARPGGIAARFEAAGWSAATVDGRDHEALHAAFTAPHPGRPRVVVAQVEPKSV comes from the coding sequence ATGACGATCACGGCGAAGCAGAGCTACGAGTTCGCGGACCTGCCCCGGCTGATGGGGCTGATGACCGGTGACGAGAAGCACGGGCCGGCGGCGACGTCCACCCTGGACGCGCTGTGGGTGCTGTACGACCGCGTGCTGCGGGTCGGGCCCGAGCGGATGGGCGATCCGGAGCGGGACCGCTTCCTGCTGTCGAAGGGGCACGGGCCGATGGCGTACTACGCGGTGCTCGCGGCGAAGGGATTCGTCCCTGTCGAATGGCTGCCCGGTTTCGGGTCGTACGACTCACCGCTCGGGCACCATCCGGACCGGGTGCTGGTGCCGGGTGCCGAGATCGGCAGCGGGTCACTCGGGCACGGACTGCCGATCGCCGTCGGCACGGCGCTCGGGCTGCGGGCGCAGGGGCTCGACGAGCCGCGCGTCTGGGTGCTGATCGGCGACGCGGAGCTGGACGAGGGCAGCAACCACGAGGCGATCGCGTACGCCGGGCCTGCGGGTCTGGAGCGGCTGCACACCGTCGTGATCGACAACTCCTCCGCCAGCCACGCCCGGCCCGGCGGGATCGCCGCCCGGTTCGAGGCGGCCGGCTGGTCCGCCGCGACCGTGGACGGCCGTGACCACGAGGCCCTCCACGCCGCCTTCACCGCCCCTCACCCGGGCCGCCCACGCGTGGTCGTCGCGCAGGTCGAGCCGAAGTCCGTCTGA
- a CDS encoding dihydrofolate reductase family protein: MAGKVFFSVSMSLDGFIAPESVAIEDELFAPDKQDDPDVQRWMAQWMDLHQWVFPLRFFRENLKLGEGGEEGRDNDVARETFERTGASVMGKRMFDLGEQSWPEEAPFHTPVFVVTHTKRDPWERPGGTTFHFVNDGIEHALDQAREAAGDRDVRIAGGGATILEHLNAGLVDEFSIALSPVLFGAGTRLFDGVDASRVALEPVRSEPSSRVTHLTYAVHPR; the protein is encoded by the coding sequence ATGGCCGGGAAGGTGTTCTTCAGCGTGTCGATGTCGCTGGACGGCTTCATCGCGCCCGAGTCCGTGGCCATTGAAGACGAACTTTTCGCGCCCGATAAGCAGGACGACCCGGACGTTCAGCGCTGGATGGCGCAGTGGATGGACCTGCATCAGTGGGTGTTCCCGCTGCGGTTCTTCCGGGAGAACCTGAAGCTGGGCGAGGGCGGCGAGGAGGGCCGCGACAACGACGTAGCACGGGAGACGTTCGAGCGCACCGGCGCGAGCGTCATGGGCAAGCGCATGTTCGACCTCGGCGAGCAGTCATGGCCGGAGGAGGCGCCCTTCCACACCCCGGTCTTCGTCGTGACGCACACCAAGCGTGACCCGTGGGAGCGGCCCGGCGGCACCACGTTCCACTTCGTCAACGACGGCATCGAGCACGCCCTCGACCAGGCCCGCGAGGCCGCCGGCGACCGCGACGTCCGCATCGCCGGCGGCGGCGCGACGATCCTGGAGCACCTGAACGCCGGCCTGGTCGACGAGTTCTCGATCGCGCTGTCACCGGTGCTTTTCGGCGCCGGCACCCGCCTGTTCGACGGCGTGGACGCGTCCAGGGTCGCGCTGGAGCCGGTCCGTTCGGAGCCGTCGTCGCGGGTGACGCACCTGACCTACGCCGTGCACCCACGGTAG
- the lat gene encoding L-lysine 6-transaminase: MTVAAASTVHPDEVHERLGRYVLTDGFKLVLDPLASQGSWIVDARTGEKFLDLYSFFASAPLGLNARGIVDDPEFMVLLAQVAANKPANPDIYTTHYAEFVETFVRVLGDPDLPRLFFVEGGALAVENALKTAFDWKSRRNEAAGRSPELGTKVLHLRRAFHGRSGYTLSLTNTEPNKTARFPKFDWPRIDVPAVRFPLERHLAEVEEAERRALEQARRAFEDNPHDIACFIAEPIQGEGGDNHMRPEFLQAMQALCHEHDALFVLDEVQTGVGITGTTWAYQQLGLEPDIVAFAKKVQLGGIMAGRRVDQVPDNVFRVSGRINSTWGGGLVDMVRARRILEIIERDDLVANAAAVGSWFLAELRDLEVRHAPVASNSRGRGLMSAIDLTDSGVRDEVVRRLRTEEQVIALPCGERSARFRPALSITQGELGIALRALDRVLAGLH, translated from the coding sequence ATGACGGTTGCTGCTGCGTCGACGGTCCACCCGGACGAGGTGCACGAGAGACTCGGCCGCTATGTACTGACCGACGGTTTCAAACTTGTGCTCGACCCACTCGCCAGTCAGGGCTCGTGGATCGTCGACGCGCGCACCGGTGAGAAGTTCCTCGACCTCTACTCGTTCTTCGCGTCCGCTCCGCTGGGGCTCAACGCGCGGGGCATCGTGGACGATCCGGAGTTCATGGTCCTGCTTGCTCAGGTGGCGGCGAACAAGCCCGCCAACCCCGACATCTACACCACGCACTACGCCGAGTTCGTCGAGACGTTCGTCCGGGTGCTGGGTGATCCGGACCTGCCGAGATTGTTCTTCGTCGAGGGTGGGGCGCTCGCCGTCGAAAACGCGCTGAAGACGGCGTTCGACTGGAAGAGCCGCCGCAACGAGGCCGCAGGCCGCTCACCCGAGCTCGGCACCAAGGTGCTCCACCTTCGGCGGGCGTTCCACGGCCGCAGCGGTTACACCCTCTCGCTGACCAACACCGAGCCGAACAAGACGGCCCGCTTCCCGAAGTTCGACTGGCCGCGCATCGACGTACCCGCGGTGCGGTTCCCCCTCGAGCGCCACCTTGCCGAAGTCGAGGAGGCCGAGCGACGCGCCCTCGAGCAGGCGCGGCGAGCGTTTGAGGACAACCCGCACGACATCGCCTGCTTCATCGCCGAGCCGATCCAGGGCGAGGGGGGCGACAACCATATGCGTCCGGAGTTCCTGCAGGCGATGCAGGCGCTCTGTCACGAGCACGACGCGCTGTTCGTGCTCGACGAGGTGCAGACCGGGGTGGGGATCACGGGCACCACCTGGGCCTACCAGCAACTCGGCCTCGAGCCGGATATCGTCGCCTTCGCCAAGAAGGTCCAACTCGGCGGCATCATGGCCGGCCGCCGGGTCGACCAGGTACCCGACAACGTCTTCCGGGTCTCTGGGCGGATCAACTCCACCTGGGGAGGCGGGCTGGTCGACATGGTCCGGGCACGCCGCATCCTGGAGATCATCGAAAGGGACGACCTGGTGGCCAATGCCGCTGCCGTGGGATCGTGGTTCCTGGCCGAACTACGTGATCTGGAAGTCCGACACGCACCGGTGGCGTCCAACTCGCGGGGGCGCGGACTGATGAGCGCCATCGATCTGACCGACAGCGGCGTCCGCGACGAGGTGGTACGCCGGCTGCGAACCGAGGAACAGGTGATCGCGTTGCCGTGCGGTGAGCGTTCGGCGCGCTTCCGCCCTGCCCTGTCCATCACCCAGGGCGAGCTCGGGATCGCCCTGCGGGCCCTCGACCGGGTGCTCGCCGGTCTGCACTGA
- a CDS encoding ArsR/SmtB family transcription factor — protein MARAATTSDAFNAIAEPQRRDILALLRAGERPVTELAQELGMSQPGASKHLRVLREVGLVRVRGVGKQRLYGLDARGLRPVHEWIGGFERFWNESFDRLDTYVQDLKQTRQEE, from the coding sequence ATGGCACGAGCAGCGACGACGTCGGACGCGTTCAACGCGATCGCCGAGCCGCAGCGCCGGGACATCCTGGCGCTGCTGCGGGCGGGTGAGCGGCCGGTGACCGAGTTGGCCCAGGAGCTGGGGATGAGCCAGCCGGGGGCGTCCAAGCACCTGCGGGTGCTCCGGGAGGTGGGGCTGGTGCGGGTCCGCGGGGTGGGCAAGCAGCGCCTCTACGGCCTGGACGCCCGCGGGCTGCGGCCGGTCCACGAGTGGATCGGCGGATTCGAGCGGTTCTGGAACGAGAGTTTCGACCGGCTGGACACCTACGTGCAGGACCTCAAGCAGACACGGCAGGAGGAATGA